The Fulvia fulva chromosome 11, complete sequence genome segment AGCTGGCGTGGCCAGGCTGGCATTGTCTCCCGGAAGGAATCCACACAGTGACCTGTTCAAAGCAGCATCCGGACAAAAGCCTTTAACTGCCGTGCAATCGCAAGGCCAACACCCCGAAGCCAAAGCCGACCAAGCAGTACCCGCAGCAGCAGTCAGTATACCCGCAGCGAAAGCAGCAACAGTAAAACACACCACCAACGGCTCGATCGACAAGATGACGTCCAATCGTCCCACAGACGCGGACCTGAACATTGGCAAGAGCCCTGATTCGGCCGTCGAGCCATCCTCAATAGCGGGCACATACACAGTACCCTATCGAGACCACGAAAACCAAGTTTCGCACCCTCCAGTCGACGCACGACAAGGCACGAGCAGCACCCGCTTCGAACAACAGAGCGGCACCCACGCTGAGGGTCAACTCGCACATTCGACACCTCACAAACGCGAAGACGGCCTACAGGGTGAGCACGCCGTCATGGAGCCACGGACTGTCGGTCAAGCACCTAAGGAGACACCCCTTGTGCGGGAAGAGGAGCCACAGCCTACGATCGTTGAGCAAGCACAGGAGTATGCGGGGCAGGCTGTTGAAGCGGCAAAGCAGGTTCCTGCTACAGTCCTGAGTGCGGTGGGCATGGGTGAGAAAGCAGAGGAAGTCAAGCCCGCAGAGCCGGAGAAGAAGGACGACGAGAGAGTCGATGCATTGACGCAGGAACAGTTGGAGGAGTTTATGAGGGAGCAGAGTAAAAGTTCGATTGCTGAACGGGCGGTGAAGCAGAATGCTGCCGCTGCTGCTTGAGTTGATCATTGCATGATTGGGATGTTGGATCTTTCGGAGCTTGGATCATGAATGATACCTATGCTGGATTGGATGGCGAAGGAGTGCAAAGCATAGTCATGGTTGGTGGAGATGTACATAGCTGTGGACTTAGAGGTATGGGAAATGCTGGTATTGTCATGTGGGGAGATTTCGTTGTTGAGCGCTTCGCATCACTTCACTATCGAAGTTTTTGTTTTCAGCAAGAGCTGAAAGACTGGCGCATGAACGGGTCAAGGATCGGATTGTCCTCTAGATCGCCGAGCGCGAGACAAAGATCGAGGATCTGACCAAGGATCTTGTCGCTTACCTTGACAAGCTGGTCGACCGGAGGGAGTAACAGGACCACGAGAAAGACGAGCACTGCGTTCCAGCGCTTCGGGCACAGCTGGACCTTCCGGCGGTCCTGTCCCTGCTGCATCGAGCCCAGCTGCCGGCACCGCAGCTGCGCAGCAACTGGCAGCGACACAGTCCTTCGTTCCCCCTGCGGAAGGATACCAGGCTGTGGTCCGAGGAAGCCAGACATCTCCCAAGATCGTAGCACAGTCCGTTTCTGCCTTTGACATCCGCCTGCTTGTTGGTCTGCTCTAGCTTGGTGTTTAGAGCAGCTGCACCCATCGATACACCTAAGCCGACTCGCTATACGTTGTTGATCTGCCACGTTAATGTCAATGGCCTACTACATGTCGCGGTGCTCCCGCAAACGTACCCGTGCAAGCTCAACTGCCGACTCGCGCTCGTCGTCCCATTTCTCAGATGCCGTAGTCCTGGTCGACCAGCGAAGTGCTCGCTAGACAGCGGTGTTCATGTTGTATGGTAGCTGTCAAGCCTTTCGTCAAAAGACGATTGCCCGTGTGTTAGGGGGAAGCCTTCTTACAAGAGAGATATTTGTCGTTCGAAAAGACGTTCGTTGGGTTGGGAGCCTCATCACAAACAAGTACACTAAGATGTGGCTCGCCGGATTGGTTAAGAGCCATGTCAGTGAATGAGACCAGTCATTTTCACAAGCTTAGTCCACCGCAGTACTTTAAACCTCCCCCTCCACTGGCCCTTCTTACCGAGTACACTAAGCAATACGTACATCGCCAATAACAACATTCTGTGACCAACCAACACTCTGACCAACATCACCGTCACAATGACCATACCAACCAAATACCACATCTACCTCCACCATTCCGCCTCTCACGACAGCGCGGCTGAGCTCGAGCCGACGGAGGATGAGGCGCCAGCGGAGTGGGCTTGATAGACGACACATGGTGGTGCGCTAAGATGAGATGGGCCAGGCGCAGCGCGCACAGTCAAGTTTCGTTGGAGCTCCAGCGTTGGGTGTTTGTTTGCACTTCAGGGCGGGTAACTCGTCGTTGGAAGCTCTTCACCACAGTTGCACGCTGACCCGATCCGTCACATCCTGGAACTGTCTCCCGACATGCACAATCGGAATACAGCGCTTAAGGACACCTTGCTTCACGATCTTGGCGATCCCAGGGGCTCCGAAGGTCCAGCACAAGCTAGCTGCTGCAAAGTAGTGAACTTCTTCCGCAGGAGTGAGATCGAAGCTTGTCATTATGAAGCCGTGATTTGAAGTGGTACACTTAGCGCCTGGCTTTAGACCTAGCTTAGAAAGATCCGTGGGTAGCTGGGCATGGATCTCTTCGATTGAATGGGGTTTGGTGCCAGAGAAAGACTGGAGCCAATACTGCACTGCCTTGACAGCTTCGGACGAAGGCTCAGATGAAGACTCTAGTGGAGCCATATCGTGCAGTTCAAGACCGAAGTCTGTCAATGTACCAGGTTGGCCAACGCCCCAGGAGTGCCAGCGGAGGATTGGTAATAAGCCGTGCTCTGGGTCTGGCAGTGGGCGCCACCTGCGATTCGCGCTGGATTCTCTCACATTCGATGTGTAGATGAAGGAGAAGTCGCCATTTCTCTCGCATAGTCGGATCGCTTCTTCCGTGAGCGATGTGACACCTTCCTCATCAGATGTCTGCCACGATGCCTCGTTCGTGAGAACACCGAACAGTGCAAAGAGTCTGTTGCTAGGCCGCTCGGGGTCGCAGTGCCGACCAGCAATACCAGTCAGGCATGTCAGAGCCGACATGCCCAGATACTCCCCGACTTGCCAGTCCGCGAGAGTGCCTTCAAGAGCGCTGATGCCTGGATAGCGTTGAGCTAAGTCCCAGCCGCGAACATCTGCGTTCTCCTCGACATCTCTCAGCGCTTTCCCAGTGGTACTGAAGAGATCGTTACCGTCCATGCGCATTGGAGTCTCCAGGTCAAAAGTGGTGATCGTGATGGTGCTTGCATTGACAACCTCCTGGTATGTCCATACGCTTCGGATCCATGGCTCGCGATCGATGGTCGCTATATCGGTGTCTCTGGCTCTGCCTCGCGCGCTACGCCAGACTGCGAAGAAGGTCGAACGCTCAAGGAGCACGATGCAGCATGTTGCTCTTGAGTATATCAGACCCATACTTTCGAGGGTGGCGATACGTTCTGGCCCTGAGCGAGGTACGCATACGGCGTCGATCCAGTAAGCCTGGATGTAGGAGTTTGTGTTGGCTCTGATGGCGGCTTCTAGCGCTCCACGGGTGCGAGAGGATATCTCGTCTGAGAAGCCAAACATGTTTGGACTTCGTTCGATGCCCCAAGTATAGGAGACTGTGTGGTAGCCGGCTAGTAGGTGGGATTTCGTGTCAAGTGGCTCGGATATCTTCCATGGTCGCTCATCCAGTATCTCCACTTCTCCCGTTCTGTTCATGCATCTCGAAGGTCGGAATGGTGCACCTGGTATGTCGATGCGCATAGGCGCGAAGCTTGCGACGAGAAGGTCCGTACTCGCCCACACCAATGTCCAACACTGCATTGGCAGGAGTATTGCTCTCAGCAAATGGCTTCTTGCTGAGTCGATAAGCCGTGTCCCACTCTCCAGGATGTTGGCAGACTGAATACGTGGACTTCTGATACTGTACGTAAGGTTCGTGCTTCGGGTGACCCTCATCGTCGATACTGGTCACTCGCGTAAAGGGGCCACTCCAGTGAAGCGAGATGTTGTCAGCTGCCGTACACTTTCTTTGGGTCAAGTGGATTGTGCCATGACCAAAGACGTATTCGTAGATGACATTTCTGATCTCTGGCGGCAGAGAAAGCAGCCCTGACTCTTGCTGTTGCTCAAAGGCACTCGTATCGATGGGTTGGGCTGCTCTCAATGCTTGTCTTCGTTCCTTATGCCGTGCTGCAGCGTGGCGGAAGTCTTCCTTCGTGGCAGCGTCGCAGCGTTCGTCCCAGATACGTGTTCTCCACGGCATGATGATGACGGGTGCGGATCACTGCATCGACTGGATGTATTATATTCTGTAAGAAAGATGTGAAAGATGGCAGCCTGGCAGGACAGATGACGTGTCTGTTGACCGGGGACAGAGgagccgaagtgaatggCGATCCTGCCAGTCATCCCATTTCTTGCCTGAATTGCTGCCTGAGCGCATCAGCAAATTCAAAATCTGCGGAGGGCACAATCCTTAGAATTGCGTCTCATCCGACCACACTCCATCACCCACCACCAGACAAGACAGCACAACACAAGACCGCAACGATGGGTGTCGCATTCGACTACTCGCCCGACCGGCCAGAGAACATCGACACAATCCTCAATGGCCTCGACCGCTACAACCCGGAGACAACGACCATCTTCCAGGAATATGTGGCAGGACAATGCGAGAGTCAGACATACGACTGCTACGCGAACCTGGCGCTGTTGAAGCTGTGAGTATCACCACTGCATACACATGCGCATCCTCTCCCTCTATGATGATCAAACAACCACAACGTTTCCTATTACCTGAAGACATCGAGAATGAACCCTCAGTCTGGTGAAGCGAAAGTATATTAGCTCTATCTGATATCGACAACCTCATCACACTTCACCTACACATTCACACGTGGAAGACGCTCCAACTGACACGAGATCTGTGATAGCTACCAATTCAACCCCCACCTCACCCGCGACGAAACCGCCATCAACATCCTCGTCAAATCCCTCACCGTCTTCCCCTCCCCCGACTTCTCCCTCGCCCTCGCCCTCCTCCCGCCCTACGTGCTCCAAACCACAACCGACAAATCCGGCCCACCCTCCTCCGGCTCGTTGGCAGAAGCAGTCCAACACCTCTCCCTCCTCCACAACGCGCTCAACAACGCCCAATACTCTCAATTCTGGGAGATCCTCAGCGACGACGACGTCTACGCAGATCTCACTGCCGACGTGGTGGGACTCGAGGATACGATGAGGGTGCGGATCGCGGTGGTGGTGAGTCAGTGTATGCAAGAGGTGGGCAAGGAGGTGCTTGCGGGGTGGTTGAATTTGCAGGGGGAGAAGTTTGAGAATTTCATTAGGGATGTGTGTGGGTGGTCGATAGAGGGTGACCGCGTGAAGGTGCCGCTCAACAAGGAGAATGAGGCGCGGAGTGTGGTGCAGAGGGAGACGGTCAAGTTTGATCAGTTCTCGAGGATGGTGAAGAGGGCGTATGAGCAGCCTGCTTAGACGGTGGGATGGTGACAGGAAGACACTGCCGGACCTGAGCGATTCCGTCTTGTCCCGGCGTGGATATGAGACTTACTCGCCAGACTCCCAAGCAAGTATGATGCATGATGGAAGAGCATTCTACGACATGAAAGAAATTGGTAGCGAGGCGTTCGGGTGGAACCAAAACAGCCGCCATCGAGGAAGGCTGTCATGATTCATGTTACGAGTTCGTGGCGTATGATATAGCTACGCCGAATGCAATGCAATGCAGATCAACAGACTCCGCCTTTATGGCACATCTTCCTCATCGTCCCGTTGCTCTTGGCATTCACCTCTTCCCAGCCAGCTCTTCCCACTGCAAACCCACCCACTCATCCACATACCCCACCTCTCCGTATGTCTTCCCCTTCTCCTGACAGTCCTTACTACACACCCCAAGGATGACCGTCCCCCAATCCATCCCATCAAGCCCCATCTCCTCCGCCTCCAACTCCGAAATCAAATGCGGCGTCAACTGCAACTCAAACACCCTCTCAGCACCACAGTTCCCACACCGCGGCATCTTGTTCCCTCCAGCCCTGCTCTGCACTTTCACCTTGACCTCCTCTCCCTCTGGAGGCGTGAGGAGTTTGCCCACGGCATCTTTCTTCGAGTAAAGTAATGGCTGCCCACCGAATTCGTAGCGTAGCACTTGTTCCGGATTCTGGGAGAGACGGTCTGCGAATTTCTGGAAGGTGCGGTCCATGGTGCTTTCGAAGAGGTCTTTGTCTACACCGCCCGCACTGCTACTCCCTTCAGCAGCGTCGACACGCACGCCGGCGGGGGCTTGCGGTGCTTCCGGTTCGGTGTACTCTTTGTCGGCGTCGAGATGGAGGGCTGGATATGGATCTGAGAATGCAGATGCTTCGGGCCATGGTTCGTGAGGGATGACTGGTGTTGTCTGGGTTGCTGGTGAAGCTGCTGATATGCGGGTTTTGTCGGCGAAGGTTTGGGGTAGGGACTCGGCTGGCTCGTCGATCGGCTTCTGGGGTGGTTTTGCGGCGAGGGAGGAGGTTGAGGCGAAGGGGTTGCTGCTTTGACTGCTGGGCGATGCGAAAGGGTTTGATTGGGGGCCGCTGCTTGCAGGTGAAGCGAAAGGGTTCGCGGATGTGTTGGTTGTCGGTTTCACACCGAAAAGAGTCTCGCCTAGGTTCGTGGCAGGTTGCGCAGCGCCCGTTGTGCTCTGGGGAGTTTTCGGCTGCTTGGAGCTTGCTGATGGTTGTACCTTCGTCTGACGTGTCGCCCTGAAGCCTCTGACACTTCCATCCTTTCTTCGACATGCCTTCCTCTTGCAAGCCCAGATGTACAGCCGCCTCTCGTGTTCAGGATACCGATCGGGCAAATCACCATTGATTTGGAGCAGCAAGTTCATGAGGCCATTGCAGACCTTGCACTTCGCAAGCACGCCAGAAGGTGCAGTCTTGTCATCAAGCCATGTCTACTCCAACTCTTAGCCTCTTTCTCCATATACCTCTACGCCTGTCAAGATTCGTACCGGATGGCCTCCAAGCTGGCTGAAGTCGTCGCTGGTCGGCTCTTTTGATGCGTAGCCGAGGAGGACGTTGGTCTCGATATCCTCAGCGCCGGACGAGTCGGAGTCGTAGTCGGCCATGTTGGTGGAGTCGTTCAAGATGGCATTGAGAGACATGGTGAATGACAGAAGATATCCCTGTCGCGCTAAGAAGAAGCGCGAAGCTTAAATGTGCCCGCTTGAGATTGTGAATAACATCAACTCTTGTCCCGCCATTACATAACTTACATCCTTCTCGATACATCGCAACAAGAATCCCCCTCGAATTCTCAAGATTGAAATGCTCAACTGTCGCTCACCGTCGTCTCTGAACTTCATGATCAAAATCCCCGGTCCCGCACCTTCCGACTGGCCGATCACCGCCACTCCTGCTATTAGCATCATGACAACAATCCCAAACACACTACTCGAGACCGAGGTCGATGTGTCTGCGTTTCAGAAACAACCTAAAGGACCCCCTCGAGCGCATCTCCTAGGCTTACCCCGAGAACTCCGCGACCTCATCACCGAGCACATCATTCTCAAACCCACCAACACCATCACCATGCTCCCCAACTTCGGCTGCCACGCCAACGAGATCTCCGCCTGTCCACCTTCCATATGCTCAGTCAGCCACCAGATCCGCGCCGAGACCCTTCCAACCTTCTACTCCGCCAATATCTTCACCGCCCAACTCGACAACGACCAGGACCTCGAGACTGCCAAGTCGTGGCTTGAGGCCATTGGCGATGCCAACGTGCGGCATCTTAGGAAGTTGGTCATGTGTGGCTGGACTCGAGTGCCTTTTGCGGGAGAGGGGATGGTGTCGAGGCGCTGGATTCGTGTGGGTTTGGATTTGAGGGAGGGCACGTTGACGATGGAGAGCCATGATGGAGATTATGCTGCGATTGATTGTCCTTCAGAGGTGGCTAACACGATTGACGAGTTGAAGAGGGCGTATGCGCAGATGGTCGAGGCGAGGAAAGGCAGGCCGTTCGATGTGAAGTGTGTGGCCGAGCTAATGGATGGGTTCAATATGCTTTGCACTGGATATTGAATCAGAGGCCAAAATGACCTAGACTTGTGCGATCTGAATCGACGAGTTGCACAACGAAGTATACAGGCACCTCTGAATGTTCACTAGTCAGACATTTGGTTACACAGCTAATGCAGTGCCCGCACAGCCTCCGAGCATAGCCTGCATGAGACCAGTCTCGGATTGAGTGGGCTCAACTTGCTCTTCTGGCTACAGTCTTCAACCGGAATCAAACGGTACAGCAACACCATTCTCCACTTCATTGCCGGCTGAGGCCATGCGCCTGAGCAACGTCCATACCCTCAAACTTGGCGAATTTTCCGCATTGCCCGCGGCTCAGCGACCACCATATGCCATTCTGTCACACCGATGGGGCTCCTTCGAGATTACTTACAAAGACTGGCTCAACGGTCGGAACCTCTCCGGGTCTAGGTTCTTGAAAATAATGGATTTCTGCAGGCTTGTGCGCGCCATGTCACATCAATCCAGTGGGTTCCCCGACTTGGACGGCTACCTCAATTCGTGTCAGCTGCAATGGGTCTGGATCGACACCTGCTGCATAAACAAGACGAGTAGTGCGGAGCTTTTTGAAGCAGTCAATTCCATGTATGTTTGGTTACCAGAACGCTGCCATCTGCTTTGTGCATCTGGCGCAGTACTGGTCTGACCAATGTCCTGTGACTGCAAGACATCTGCGCGAATGCAAATGGTTTCGGAGGGGCTGGACACTTCAAGAGCTGCTCGCGCCACACAACCTGTGCTTTTGCGACTCACAGTGGCGGATCTTTGGACATATGCTGGAGGCGCACTGGAAATGGTGGAAGCTCGAGGGGAAGGTTCCTTTCGGCGATCTTGACAAAGTCATCAAAAAGGTCACAAGCATACCAGCAGATTGCATGAGATCCTCCATTACTAAGGACTGGCCCACCGTTGCGCTGAAGATGAGCTGGGCTTCGCGGCGCGAGACTAGCAGGGAGGAAGACGAGGCTTACTCTTTGCTGGGAACATTCGGGGTCAACATGCCGCTGCTGTACGGAGAGGGCGATCGCGTGTTCTCGAGACTCCGGGAAGAGATTATCAGGCAGTCAAGCGACAGTACTGTGTTTGCCTAGTCTGAGCATACGGATGATGACGGGCTGCTGGCATGCAGCGCAAAGGACTTTCTCATGTCATGGAGTATATTCTCATATGACGCACCTCGAACCCGCCCTTACGCGATGACCAACGTCGGATTCGAAATGCGAGACCCGCTACTTGTCCTTCGTATGAGTCCGGCTATGCAGGAACGTGTCGCATATGCGCTTGGAGAACACTGGGCCTCCAGAAAGATGTACTTGCTGGAGTTGGATGGAAGGACCGAGGATGACAGTTGCGCTGACTTCGTATTCTGCGAACGTGTAGGCTTCGACGGCATCGGCATTGAAAGCGGCAGAGGCGCCAACAATGGCCACGCACCTGATGAGTTCTACAGACTATATCTTGCGCTCGCAGTGAACATGTCCCAGCCCAACATCTTCGAAAGAAGAGAGCTCGTCGGTATTTCAGAGCTGGTGTACATAGACGCAGCATTCGAAAGCTTCTAGCCGAGTTTTGCATTCTACATACGAACGTAAACTCTATCGTACACTTTGTATACGAGGACATCTACATGGACACACTATCTCCTCAAAGCCGGTTTCCTGAAAGCATCCCAATCCGCCTGGCTTCCCTCCTCTCTCGCCTTCGCCATCCCACTCTCCGCCTTCCTTCCCGAGAATGACACCAACGAGGTCTCCGCACTGGAGAACTTGCCATACATCTCCTTCCCATCCGGGCTGAAAATGATACGATACAGCTTCTTCTCCGAATCCTGAGCATCATTGGTGATACCATGACCGCGCCATCTGTACACCCATCCTTGACGTTGAATGTCTTCCCGAACAGGTCCTTCCAGTGCCCAGGGCTTGTTCTTCGACATGCGCAT includes the following:
- a CDS encoding Eukaryotic translation initiation factor 3 subunit K, with amino-acid sequence MGVAFDYSPDRPENIDTILNGLDRYNPETTTIFQEYVAGQCESQTYDCYANLALLKLYQFNPHLTRDETAINILVKSLTVFPSPDFSLALALLPPYVLQTTTDKSGPPSSGSLAEAVQHLSLLHNALNNAQYSQFWEILSDDDVYADLTADVVGLEDTMRVRIAVVVSQCMQEVGKEVLAGWLNLQGEKFENFIRDVCGWSIEGDRVKVPLNKENEARSVVQRETVKFDQFSRMVKRAYEQPA
- a CDS encoding putative 20S rRNA accumulation protein 4 — translated: MADYDSDSSGAEDIETNVLLGYASKEPTSDDFSQLGGHPTWLDDKTAPSGVLAKCKVCNGLMNLLLQINGDLPDRYPEHERRLYIWACKRKACRRKDGSVRGFRATRQTKVQPSASSKQPKTPQSTTGAAQPATNLGETLFGVKPTTNTSANPFASPASSGPQSNPFASPSSQSSNPFASTSSLAAKPPQKPIDEPAESLPQTFADKTRISAASPATQTTPVIPHEPWPEASAFSDPYPALHLDADKEYTEPEAPQAPAGVRVDAAEGSSSAGGVDKDLFESTMDRTFQKFADRLSQNPEQVLRYEFGGQPLLYSKKDAVGKLLTPPEGEEVKVKVQSRAGGNKMPRCGNCGAERVFELQLTPHLISELEAEEMGLDGMDWGTVILGVCSKDCQEKGKTYGEVGYVDEWVGLQWEELAGKR